The Planktothrix serta PCC 8927 sequence TTCAAAGTCGGGGGGAAAAGAGTAAAGAAAGAGCGATCGCTACCTGATAAAATCAAGAGCGGTCGCTTATTTTTGTAAAAAATAAAGATGCTAAAAACTTTAATAGAAAAACTGAAAAAAGTCAAGGATTACCGGAAAGCCCAGGGAACAAGGCATCCGATATGGCTAGTATTATTAATAGTCATTTTGGGGCTAATGTCGAAAAAATTAGGGTACAGAGAACTGGAAAATTTTGCGAAAATCAATCAACAAGAACTGAGTCAAG is a genomic window containing:
- a CDS encoding transposase family protein; the encoded protein is MLKTLIEKLKKVKDYRKAQGTRHPIWLVLLIVILGLMSKKLGYRELENFAKINQQELSQVLKIKLEKLPSY